The Shinella zoogloeoides genome contains the following window.
CCAGCGCCGGAGTGGATAGCGGCGCCAGCACGGCAAGGCCCGCCAAGAGGGTCTTCATATAGGTCTTCACAAGGCTCTCCCTAATTTGTATGCGTGTTCCCGACAATATGCATACGATTATTTCAATATGAATGTACATAATGTGCATATAATATCAAGGCACCGGAATCGGAATTCGCACGCACTGGCCTGCCAATGGTGTATGCAATTATAACGGGAGAGACTGGATGACGAAGGCCCTGCTTATCGAAAATGGCACGATCCTCACCATGGATGCGGACCGCCGCATTCTTGAAGGCTACGTGCTGGTGGAGAACGGCCGCATCGCCGCCATCGGCGAAGGAACGCCCGCCGCCTTCCCCGAGGCCGAGCGCATCGACGCGACCGGCATGGTGGTGATGCCGGGCCTGATCGACACCCACGCCCATGCCGGCCACATGCTGACCAAGGGACTTGGCGACGATTCCGAGGACTGGATGAACGTCACCGGCCGCATCTATGCCGAGGCGGCCGATGCGGAATTCTGGGCGGCGGAAGCCGCGCTTTCGGCGGCCGAGCGCATCCGGTGCGGCACGACCACCGCCTGCCTGCTGTTCGGCGGCGGGCCGGATATCATGCGCACGGAAGCACCCGAGGCGGCGCAAGCCCATCTTGCCGCCATCGCCGCGATGGGCGTGCGCGAAGTGCTCGCGGTCGGCCCGAACCGCCCCTCCGCCAAAAGCGTCTATCGCGCCCATAAGGGCGGATCGTACGAAGAGATCGCGGTCTCTGCCGAAGGGCAGCTTGCCGTCAGCGGCACGCTGATCGACGCCTGGGCGGGCCGTGACGACCGGATCCACCTCGCCATCTCCCTCCCCGTCTTCAACGCCGCGGAACTGGAAGACAACGAGGTGCTCGAACTCTCCCGGGCGGCGCGGCGGCTGGCGCGGGAAAAGGGTGTGCTCCTCGTGCAGGACGGCCATCGTGACGGCTCCATCGCGGCGAACGATGCCAGCCTCGACCTCTTCGACGGCCGCTCGCTGCTCGCCCATTGCGTCGACCTCACCGACGAGGACCGCGCCGTGCTGAAGCGCACCGGCGCGAAGGTGGCGCACAATCCGAGCGCGCTGATGTCCGTTTCCGCCCGCTGCCCCGCGCCGGAACTGATGGCCGAGGGCGTCACCGTCTCGCTCGGCACCGATGCCGCCGCCCCCGACCGCTCCTTCGACATGTTCCGCAACATGTTCCAGGCCCACCGCTACCACGCCCGCCATTTCCGCGACGACACCGTGTTGCCGCCGCTCCAGCTTCTGGAAATGGCGACCATCGAGGGCGCGCGCGCCCTGTCCATGGAAACCGAGATCGGCTCGCTCGAAGCCGGCAAGCGCGCCGATATCCTGCTTGTCAACATGCGCCAGCCGCATCTGTGGCCGCCGGTCGATCCGGTGCAGCGCCTCGCCCGCTTCGCCAACGGCGCGGACGTGGACACGACCATCGTCGGCGGGCGCGTGCTGATGCGGGGACGCAGGCTGACCGAACACGACGAGGACGCCATTCTCGACCGCGCCGAAAGGGCCTTCCGCCTGGCGATGCAGCGCGCCGGACTGGCATGAGAAACGAAGAGCAGGAGAAGGGCATGGCCGCAGACATTCTCATCCGCAACGCCCGCCCCATGGGCGGCGATCCCGTGGACCTCCTCATTCGCGATGGGCGCTTCGCCCCGCCCGGCGGCGACCGCCCGGCGCGCGAACTCGATGCCACGGGGCAGATCGCGCTGCCGGGTCTCGTAGAGGCGCATACTCATCTCGACAAGACGCTGATCGGCATGGACTGGTTCGAGAACCGCGTCGGCCCGACGCGCAACCACCGCATCCTCGCCGACCGCAAGGCCAAGCGCGAACTCGGCATCGACGCGCGCCGGCAATCGGCCCGGCAGGTCCTGCAGACGCTGTCCTACGGCGTGCTGCATATCCGCAGCCATGTCGACGTCGACACGGAAATCGGCATCGCCAATATAGAAGGCGTGCTCGAAACCCGCGAGGCGCTGCGCGATATCGCGGATATCCAGATCGTCGCCTTCCCGCAGAGCGGCATGCTGCCGCGCGAAGGCACCCTCGACCTGATGGACGCGGCGATGCGGGCGGGAGCCGATATCGTCGGCGGCATCGACCCGGCCACCATCGACCGCGACCCGGTGCGCCACCTCGACGCGATCTTCGCCCTTGCCGACCGGCATGCGAAACCCATCGACATCCACCTGCACGAACTCGGCGAGCTTGGCGCGTTCTGCCTGGAACTGATCGTCGAGCGCACCCGCGCCCTCAGCCTGCAGGGCCGCGTGATGGTCAGCCACGCCTATTGCCTCGGCATGCTGGAGCCGGCCCGCCAGCAGGGATTGATCGAGACGATGGCGGCCGAGCGGATCGCCGTGATGACCGTCGGCAGCCCCGCCGCCCCCGCGCTCCCGCTGCGCCTGATGCAACAATGCGGCCTGACGGTCGCCTCGGGTTCGGACGGCATACAGAACACCTGGGAACCATGGGGCAACGGCGACATGCTGGAACGGGCAAAATACCTCGCCCAGCGCAACGGCATGACCAACGACGCCGACCTTGTCGAAACCATGCGCATCTGCACCCATGGCGGCGCGGAGGGGATCGGCCTTGCCGGCTACGGTCTTGCCGAAGGCGATTTCGGCGACCTCGTTCTGGTTCCTGCGCGCACGCTGGCCGAGGCCGTGGCCCTGACGCCGCAGAAGCGCACCGTGATCCACCGCGGCCGCATTCTCGTGCGCGACGGGACGCCCGCCGAGGACCTGCCCCGCATCGCGTGATACTGGCGCCAGCCCCGCCCGCGGCGGAATTGGACGTTCATCAAGGATTCTCGCTATGTCCGTGAAACAGCTTCGCATGCCATTCTACTGAAACGGCATAAAGTCCGTTAACTTCTGTAGTGGAAGATTTTCCGCGGGGAGAGGCACCGACCGGAGGATCGACGAATGAGCGGGCGAACTTGTGGGAGCGCTGCCGCGCGCCGCTCCCTCCCTGCACGGCTGGCGGGCATTCTGCTTGCCGCCACCGTCGGCCTTGCCGGCAGCGCCTTCGCCCAGCAGGCGGCAGCAGATCCGGTCAAGCTCCAGATCATCGGCGGTCTGGCCGGTGTGACCCAGTTCAACAAGATCGAGCAACCGTTCTGGGAGACGGAGATCGGACCGCTTTCCCAGGGCCGGATCAGCGCGACCATCCGGCCGCTGGATGCCGGCGGACTGCGCACCCAGGAAATGCTCCAGCTCCTGCGGCTCGGCGTCGTCTCCTTCGGCACCGTGCTGCTCAGCGTCACCGCCGGCGACGAGCCGGAACTGAGCGCCGTGGACCTGCCGGCGCTGAACCCCGACGTGGTGACGCTGCGCCGCACGGTCGGCGCATACCGCCCCCATCTGGAGACGGTGCTGCGGGACCGCTACGATATCCAGCTTCTCGGCGTCTACGCCTATCCGGCGCAGGTTCTGTTCTGCGTCAAGCCGTTCACCGGACTGGACGATCTCGTCGGCCGCCGCATACGGACCTCCTCGGTCGCGCAATCCGAGCTGATGACGGCGCTGGGCGCCGTGCCGGTCAGCATTCCCTTCGCCGACATCATGCCGAGCCTGCGCGACAATGTCGTCGATTGCGCGATCACGGGAACCCTCAGCGGCTACGAGATCGGGCTGCCGGACGTGACCTCCTATGTCCATGCCATGGCGCTGAGCTGGGGAGTATCGATCTTCGCCGCCAACCGCCCCTATTGGGAAAGCCTGCCCGCCGATGTGCGCGAGACCGTCCGCAGCGGCGTGCTCACGCTTGAAGAGCGCATCTGGTCGCAGACCGAGGCCGACACGCAGCGGGGCCTAGCCTGCAATGCCGGCGCGGCGGACTGCTCCGGCAAGGCCCGCAAACCCATGACCATCGTGCCGACATCGCCGGAGGACGAGGTTCGCCGGCGCAAGCTCCTGACGGACGTCGTGCTGCCGCGCTGGTTCACGCGCTGCGGCCGGGAATGCGAACGGACCTGGGATACCTATCTCAAGCCGCTTTTCGGAACGGAGCCGCACGCTCCATGAGGACTGTAAACTGTCGGGGTAGCGCCCAGTGATGCATCGTCTCAAGATCGTGATCGGCGCCGGCGCGGCAGCCATTCTGACGATAATCGCCCTCGGCACGGTCAACGTCGTGGAGCGGACGGAGCGGATCGCCTGGCAAACCGCCCGGCAATCGCTGGAAAGCGCCGCCAAGGCGGTGGAAAACGCCCTCGACCGGCAATTGCTGCAAGTCGACGGGGCGCTGGCAAGCCTTCCCGCACTCTTCAAGGCCGCGCGCATCGCGCCCGGCCAGTCGGGTCCCGCCAGCCAGTTGCTGAACGGTCTCAGCTTCCAGACGATGGCTTTCCGCGACCTCATGCTGGTCGCGCCCGACGGCAGCGTCGCCGCCTCGGCCCAGTCGCGCGCCGCGCGCCATGCCCTGCCGGTGGACGTCGCGCTTGTCGGCCGCAACCCGACCACCCTGATCGGCCCGCTCCGCAATCCCCTCACCGGCGACTGGTCCCTCTATGTCGCGCGCACCATCGCCGGATGGGTCGGCATTGTGCCGGTCGCCGAAGTGCCGCTGCAAACGCTGATGAAGCTGGTGTCGGAAGCCAATGTCGGCCCGGGCATACAGATCTTCCTGAAACGGGCCGACGGTGCGGTGATCGCATCGCTGCCGCATGACGAGCTTCTGGTCGGCAAGGTCCAGCGGTCGAGCGGCCAGCAGGCGCCGGCCAATGGCGTCGCCTTCGAGACGGGCGGCTCCGGGATGGACAAGGGCGCCCTCAGCGTCGTCAGGCAATCGCTCTACGGCGAAATCCAGGTGGTGCTGGTAGCGAAGAAGGCGGCCCTGTTCGCCGAATGGCGCGACACCCGCGACCGCCTCGTGCTGGCCGCCGCGATCATCTCGCTGTTCGTCCTCGCCTTCGCCGCGGCGATCCTCGTCGCCATCCGCCAGCGCGAAAAGGCGAGCGCCGCACGCGAGCGCGCCGCCACCGTCCTCGACAACGCCATCGACGCCATGTCCGACGGCTTCGTGATGTGGGACGAGAACGACCGGCTGGTGACCTGCAACAAGCGCTATCGCGAGCTCTATGCGCTCAGCGCCGCCTTCATCCAGCCCGGCGCACGCTTCGAGGATATCGTCCGGGAGGGGGCGAAGCGCGGACAATATCCGCAGATCACCGACGATATCGACGCCTTCGTCGACAATCTCGCCGCCTGGCGGCAGGAAGGCAGCGGAACGATCGAGCGCCTGCTGCCGGACGGACGCTGGCTCCTGATCAGCGAGCGCAAGACCGCCGACGGCGGGCGGGTCGGCATCCGCACCGACATTACCGCGCTCAAGACCGCACATGCCGAGCTTGCCGCCGCGCATACCCGCGCGAACGCGGCGGTGGAAGAGGCTCGGCGGCAGAACACCGCCCTCACCCGGCAGGAAAGCCGCATCCGCTTCCTGGCGCATCACGACGACCTGACGGGCCTCCAGAACCGGCTGGCCTTCCGCACCCAGATCGCCGATGCCCTGCTGGGGGCCGAGGCCGCCGGCGACCGGATCGCCCTCCTGTTCCTCGACCTCGATCGCTTCAAGGATATCAACGATGCACTCGGCCATCCCGTCGGCGACCAGCTTCTGCGCGAGGTGGCCCGGCGGCTGGCGGGCTGCGTGCGCAAGACGGACGGCGTCGCCCGCCTCGGCGGCGACGAATTCGCGGTCCTGTGTCTCGACCGGGACCAGCCGCAATCCGCAGAAGCGCTGAGCAACCGCATCATCGAGGTTCTGGGGCAGCCCTATATCATCCAGGGGCGGACGATCTCCATATCGACCAGCATCGGCATCGCCGTGGCGGAGGGTGCGGGCGGGGATGCCGACGCACTGCTCAAACAGGCGGATCTTGCGCTCTATCAGTCCAAATCCATGGGGCGCGGCACCTTCTGCATCTTCACGCCGGAGATGGACGAGCGGCTGCGCGAGCGCATCGCGCTCGAAGCGGACCTGCGGCGCGCGATCGCCGAGGAACAGTTCGAGCTGGCCTATCAGCCGATCTACCATCTCGCCTCCCAGCAGCTTTGCGGCTTCGAGGCGCTGGTGCGATGGCAGCACCCGGAGCGGGGCCTCGTCGGCCCCGGAGACTTCATTCCGCTTGCCGAGGAGACCCGGCTGATCGTCGAGATCGGCGCATGGGTTCTGCGGCGGGCCTGCCGGGATGCCGTTCAGCTTCCGGGAAGCCCGCGGATCGCCGTGAACCTGTCCCCGGTGCAGCTTGCCTATGGCGACACGGTGGCGACCGTCGAGGAGGTCCTGCGCGAGACGGGCCTCGACCCCGCCCGGCTCGAACTGGAGATCACCGAGACCGCGCTGTTCGACGAGGACAACCGGACCCTCGCGGCGCTGCGAAGCCTGAAGGCGCTGGGCGTGCGCATCGTGCTCGACGATTTCGGCACAGGATATTCCAGCCTCAGCCATCTGCGCCTCG
Protein-coding sequences here:
- a CDS encoding amidohydrolase family protein, which produces MTKALLIENGTILTMDADRRILEGYVLVENGRIAAIGEGTPAAFPEAERIDATGMVVMPGLIDTHAHAGHMLTKGLGDDSEDWMNVTGRIYAEAADAEFWAAEAALSAAERIRCGTTTACLLFGGGPDIMRTEAPEAAQAHLAAIAAMGVREVLAVGPNRPSAKSVYRAHKGGSYEEIAVSAEGQLAVSGTLIDAWAGRDDRIHLAISLPVFNAAELEDNEVLELSRAARRLAREKGVLLVQDGHRDGSIAANDASLDLFDGRSLLAHCVDLTDEDRAVLKRTGAKVAHNPSALMSVSARCPAPELMAEGVTVSLGTDAAAPDRSFDMFRNMFQAHRYHARHFRDDTVLPPLQLLEMATIEGARALSMETEIGSLEAGKRADILLVNMRQPHLWPPVDPVQRLARFANGADVDTTIVGGRVLMRGRRLTEHDEDAILDRAERAFRLAMQRAGLA
- a CDS encoding amidohydrolase codes for the protein MAADILIRNARPMGGDPVDLLIRDGRFAPPGGDRPARELDATGQIALPGLVEAHTHLDKTLIGMDWFENRVGPTRNHRILADRKAKRELGIDARRQSARQVLQTLSYGVLHIRSHVDVDTEIGIANIEGVLETREALRDIADIQIVAFPQSGMLPREGTLDLMDAAMRAGADIVGGIDPATIDRDPVRHLDAIFALADRHAKPIDIHLHELGELGAFCLELIVERTRALSLQGRVMVSHAYCLGMLEPARQQGLIETMAAERIAVMTVGSPAAPALPLRLMQQCGLTVASGSDGIQNTWEPWGNGDMLERAKYLAQRNGMTNDADLVETMRICTHGGAEGIGLAGYGLAEGDFGDLVLVPARTLAEAVALTPQKRTVIHRGRILVRDGTPAEDLPRIA
- a CDS encoding TRAP transporter substrate-binding protein; translated protein: MSGRTCGSAAARRSLPARLAGILLAATVGLAGSAFAQQAAADPVKLQIIGGLAGVTQFNKIEQPFWETEIGPLSQGRISATIRPLDAGGLRTQEMLQLLRLGVVSFGTVLLSVTAGDEPELSAVDLPALNPDVVTLRRTVGAYRPHLETVLRDRYDIQLLGVYAYPAQVLFCVKPFTGLDDLVGRRIRTSSVAQSELMTALGAVPVSIPFADIMPSLRDNVVDCAITGTLSGYEIGLPDVTSYVHAMALSWGVSIFAANRPYWESLPADVRETVRSGVLTLEERIWSQTEADTQRGLACNAGAADCSGKARKPMTIVPTSPEDEVRRRKLLTDVVLPRWFTRCGRECERTWDTYLKPLFGTEPHAP
- a CDS encoding bifunctional diguanylate cyclase/phosphodiesterase; this encodes MHRLKIVIGAGAAAILTIIALGTVNVVERTERIAWQTARQSLESAAKAVENALDRQLLQVDGALASLPALFKAARIAPGQSGPASQLLNGLSFQTMAFRDLMLVAPDGSVAASAQSRAARHALPVDVALVGRNPTTLIGPLRNPLTGDWSLYVARTIAGWVGIVPVAEVPLQTLMKLVSEANVGPGIQIFLKRADGAVIASLPHDELLVGKVQRSSGQQAPANGVAFETGGSGMDKGALSVVRQSLYGEIQVVLVAKKAALFAEWRDTRDRLVLAAAIISLFVLAFAAAILVAIRQREKASAARERAATVLDNAIDAMSDGFVMWDENDRLVTCNKRYRELYALSAAFIQPGARFEDIVREGAKRGQYPQITDDIDAFVDNLAAWRQEGSGTIERLLPDGRWLLISERKTADGGRVGIRTDITALKTAHAELAAAHTRANAAVEEARRQNTALTRQESRIRFLAHHDDLTGLQNRLAFRTQIADALLGAEAAGDRIALLFLDLDRFKDINDALGHPVGDQLLREVARRLAGCVRKTDGVARLGGDEFAVLCLDRDQPQSAEALSNRIIEVLGQPYIIQGRTISISTSIGIAVAEGAGGDADALLKQADLALYQSKSMGRGTFCIFTPEMDERLRERIALEADLRRAIAEEQFELAYQPIYHLASQQLCGFEALVRWQHPERGLVGPGDFIPLAEETRLIVEIGAWVLRRACRDAVQLPGSPRIAVNLSPVQLAYGDTVATVEEVLRETGLDPARLELEITETALFDEDNRTLAALRSLKALGVRIVLDDFGTGYSSLSHLRLAPLDKVKIDRSFVRDITARRDSASIVSAIAALAGELGMATTAEGIETLEQLEAVGRAGCTEAQGYLLGKPQPILRAASSTFFSKRLKTARARQPSS